In Nocardioides conyzicola, one genomic interval encodes:
- a CDS encoding acyl-CoA dehydrogenase family protein, with protein MSTTHGFTDTPFQETQERQELRKQVAKLAGKFGRDWFTEKARSGGKTTELWLEIGKNGYLGINIPEQYGGGGGGIGDIAAVCEELAAQGCPLLLMVVSPAICGTIITRYGTEEQKQRWLPGICDGTGTMAFAITEPDAGTNSHNITTTARRDGDGWVLNGRKIYISGVDEADNVLVVARTEDAKTGKLKPCLFVVPTDAEGFEAKSIPMEIVSPELQFQVFIDDVRLPADALVGDEDGGLVQLFAGLNPERIMAASFSTGLARFALDKATAYAKERVVFKDAIGSHQAVAHPLAQSHIEIEMARLMTQKAAALYDAGDDMGAGEAANMAKYAAAEAACDAADRAVQTHGGNGITQEYGMAGLLVATRAGRIAPVSREMILNFVAMHSLGLPKSY; from the coding sequence ATGAGCACCACGCACGGGTTCACCGATACCCCGTTCCAAGAGACCCAGGAGCGCCAGGAGCTGCGCAAGCAGGTGGCGAAGCTGGCCGGCAAGTTCGGCCGCGACTGGTTCACCGAGAAGGCCCGCAGCGGCGGCAAGACGACCGAGCTCTGGCTGGAGATCGGCAAGAACGGCTACCTCGGCATCAACATCCCGGAGCAGTACGGCGGGGGTGGCGGCGGCATCGGCGACATCGCGGCCGTCTGCGAGGAGCTAGCCGCGCAGGGCTGCCCGCTGCTGCTCATGGTCGTCAGCCCCGCGATCTGCGGCACGATCATCACCCGCTACGGCACGGAGGAGCAGAAGCAGCGCTGGCTCCCAGGCATCTGCGACGGCACCGGCACGATGGCCTTCGCCATCACCGAGCCCGACGCCGGCACCAACTCCCACAACATCACCACCACCGCCCGGCGCGACGGCGACGGCTGGGTCCTCAACGGCCGCAAGATCTACATCTCCGGCGTCGACGAGGCCGACAACGTGCTCGTCGTCGCGCGCACCGAGGACGCCAAGACCGGCAAGCTCAAGCCCTGCCTCTTCGTGGTCCCGACCGACGCCGAGGGCTTCGAGGCCAAGTCGATCCCGATGGAGATCGTCAGCCCCGAGCTGCAGTTCCAGGTCTTCATCGACGACGTCCGGCTGCCCGCCGACGCGCTCGTCGGCGACGAGGACGGCGGGCTGGTCCAGCTCTTCGCCGGCCTCAACCCCGAGCGCATCATGGCCGCGAGCTTCTCCACCGGACTCGCCCGCTTCGCGCTCGACAAGGCGACCGCGTACGCCAAGGAGCGCGTCGTCTTCAAGGACGCCATCGGCTCCCACCAGGCCGTCGCGCACCCGCTCGCGCAGTCGCACATCGAGATCGAGATGGCCCGGCTGATGACCCAGAAGGCGGCGGCGCTCTACGACGCCGGCGACGACATGGGTGCGGGCGAGGCCGCCAACATGGCCAAGTACGCCGCCGCCGAGGCCGCGTGCGACGCCGCCGACCGGGCCGTGCAGACCCACGGCGGCAACGGGATCACCCAGGAGTACGGCATGGCCGGCCTCCTGGTCGCCACCCGCGCCGGCCGGATCGCCCCGGTCAGCCGCGAGATGATCCTCAACTTCGTGGCCATGCACTCCCTGGGCCTGCCCAAGTCCTACTGA